AATGAGACATGAAGATAAACACAAAGGCTGACACCTCTCGCTGTGGTTCCATGCATGTGGCCTTAAATTTGTGATGCATTGTCAAAGGCAGGGCAGTACAGCTACCAGGCAAATAATATTGTTCATTctccattatttatttatgctttTTACATTGTTTTGCGCAGGTTGTAGGCAATACATGTTTAAGCTATTGAACATCATTTAGaacaattttttattatatCCTATAGACAGTATTTCCGACACATTTGCACAAGGTCTGCTGTCAAACACAGGATGTGGCGTGTGGTCTGTGATAAGCTGTTATATAACATTTGCAGGGCAACTGAACTCACTGTCTGTAGAACATGCATCACAAGTCTGCAAGTAAAAAAACCAGAATCCATCCGGTGAGTCTAGCATTTCACCAAGTTGTGAGCAATACTGGTGATCTTTCACCAAActtaaatttaattttcataCATGGTGTTCATGTCAGGCACGGGAATTTTCAGCTCATTTAAACAACCAATCTGTGTTTCCCTGCATCTCCTTGCAGTAGAATTGCCTCTAGGCCTCCTCACACATCCATTTTCCTTTCCAGAGTAGGTACAGAGCATTATACAAGATTTGTTAGGCATCTTTAAATGATTAAACAATTTTACTGGTTCCTTCTGAGAAACCCAATTCATGGGAAGGAAAATGGTGTGCATCCAGTCTCACTTAAACTTGGACTGAGCATAACTCATTCTCTCCACAGATTTAATGGAGTTTAGCAGGTGAATTTAAATTTCTTGAAAGCTAACATGTCAGCTCTCTACTTTCATCACTTTTGTAGTTCTTCTTATACTTCTTAGGTCTTACACTGGACATCCAGAGGTCATCTGACCTAGTGAGCATAAAACAACTTAAATGGAGAGAAGAAATCTGAAACTGACTCCTCTCTCTAATATGAAAAGGCTGTCTGTCTCTTCCTGTCTCTAATATAAACTGCTTTAACCAGCTTTTTTGCATGTTACTCAACTGTTAATCACAGGTCTAAGTTTGCCAAGGTGTGGTTAATATTCTGAATGTGCACAGGAGTCAATACACATGTGAGTTCTGCCTCTTTCCCACTCCTCAAACGCAAACTCAAATACTCTCAGGAGTATCCATGAGTATCACAAATGAGAAAAATTTAAGTTCTTCCTACACCGGTGCCAGTCAACCCATTAGGTGACGCAGGCTACCCTGGGGTGGGATTTGTAAATATTGCTTTAGTTTCTTCTGGTTAACTCAATTTTgtcatttatataaataaatgatgtcatgaatatttatttttttcaattaaTGAGTAAATTAAATCCGTGTATAAGTTGCTTATACAATCATTTGTGAATATCCTGTAGTTTGTTTGCTAAATTATATGTATGTGTTTATAAAAAATAAGACTAAATCTTGGGACTTTCATGTAAAGTTTCAGCATTATGATTGATTTATTGTTTATTCTGGAGCAGACAGAAAGCAGAAAGAATAAGATGTCAAGGTCAGCACCCGTCTGCCCCAACCTTTTGTGTCTCTTCCctttttggccagcaggtgtcgctggccatcatGTCCTCCCAATGTCCTTGAAGCTCTTAGTGTGTTTCCCCAGTTCCTCATGTTGCCGCACAGCTCAATGAGCTGAGTGTGTGGCGCAGAGGCTTTACCTTGCAGTCTTGGGTTTGAAGCCAGACTTACCTGTCTtgattgtttattgtttttttctgttttccctAGTGCTTATTTTCTATATTAGTTTCTTTCTCCTAGGTTTTGCCTGCTTGTGTTGTTTTATTCTTTTCTGGTTCTGTGTAATTATCATTGTGTTCTGTTTCTAGTTTGCTGTGTGCTATGTTTGCTTCCCTGCCTGTTCTCCATGTTACCATTTTCCCTTTGTAGAAAATTTTTTTCTGTTAGTTATATCATTCCCCTGTTTAGTTTTGACCCCCGTGGTCTGTTTTGTTTGTAGTGTTCCCagtgttttcattttctgtaataAACAACCTGTTGTTTTGTGGATCCGCAAGTGGATTGTCACCTTCCTTTCCTGCCTCTACCATACCCCGAGTCTGTAAAACAAGGTTTCAAATATCAGTCAGAGTGTATTCACTTTATTAACGCTTTTGTACAAAGTCACAAGTTAGACAATTTGCACATTACAAAGATATGTCTGTCAAGGAGTTGACttggcataagtgcagctaggctgagcttccaatgaatgcccaATACAAATGCAAGTAATATGGTAGTAATATGTAATTAATATTGGAGAAAGATCTATACATATATCttccaaacaaaacaagaacctaataagactatTAAAAATCAGCAAGCAAAGTAGAACAATAAGAGCATTTAGGGAACACAGATTGGTGTAGGCTAGTCGAGCTGTTCCTGGAACAGACGGGCGTTGATGGGTCAGAGTACCAAAGACCAAAACAATGTTTAATACATTATCTCTTCTCGTTatgtcaattttatttatagatCAAATTTAAAAGAACAGCAGTTGACCAACtggagtgtatgtgtgtatgcaaaacagtatttacatatttacagcTATTTATAGAAATGTTAATACCAATACTAAGTAACTATTACAAACTTACTTGATTTGTAGGTGGTACATTTCAATGATGAAACACAACATTAATATTACTGGACTATGGACCCAAATCTATTGAGCCTTTCCCTTGTTCCCTATTTCTCTTTGTCATCACAGACAGTGATGCCACAAGCAACAGGTCCTTGAAATGTAAATCCCACGTAAAATTCAACATTCTCGTTACCATCAGGTACTGAATCAGAGTTCAGGGCAAGCATCTTGATCTCCTTCCCTTTACAGCCTTTGATATAGACATTTCCATGTTCCGTCCAGCCTTGAACACGTTTCAGCATGTGCACAATCTCTGGCGTTTTCCAGATAAATCCATCAAACCACTTAATTCTTTTTTGTGAAGCTGTGAATGTTTTCAAGGCCTGTATCATACTTTTGTGGACAATCTTACTCAGGCCACTTCCTTTGCCAAGGTAGAAATGCGTGAAAACTCTCAGCTCTTTGTGAGgcacatttttctgtttaattttgAAGCTTCGTTTCAAAACATCCACAGCAGACATAAGGATTTCATATTTGTTATCTCTCTCCTGATTGGTGTCGTCATCCTCTGGCCAGAAAAGCAATGTGAGTAAGAACAGGGCATTGGGGTGACATCTGGCTCTGTCCTGAGGGAACTGATGGCTGCATGCTTGAAGCTCCTTGAGTTTAGAAGAAGTGGATGCACTTGAAACACACCCTAAGGCTATCTGAGATGCTATGTAGTTGGCCAGTTCCATTTGCTCAAGTTTCTTCAGCCCACCGTATACGGTAATGATGGATTCTAGTTGTGCGTGTTTCTTTTCAGACAAAAGAGAAAAGATGCTGGTAATATTATCACCTCCAAGAGAACAAATTTTCATGCGTGTTGATAATTGATTTTTATCTTTAGTGGGCAACTCTACATCTCTGAAAAATTTCCCATACCAGGTAGTTTTTGTCGCAAGCCATTTTATTGGATTCTTTATTCTCAGGTCAGAGTTGTATTTTTCATCACCATCTGAACTACTGTCAGTCTGAAAGTAGCTCAGATCTTCTGAAATCCTTGTGAGGGCATCATGCATGTCCTTGTGAATGAATTTCAGTTTACTGTGAAAACAGTTCCATGGCTCTTTCACTCCTTCCGGAATGTGATCTGACACTAAATACTGCATGCATTCATAGTGGCCCTTTTCTCCATATGGAAACACTTTCAAAATGAGATTCAAAAGATCACATTCTACTTCAATTTCTGAGAAGTAGCCTGAATCATTCAAGGAGTCCTGCTCCAAATTGGCTGCTTCCTCGCAAAATTTGAAGCATTCAATTGCCTTTAACGCTGTTGCAATTGCATCTGCTGTGGATTCTGGGCTCAAGTCACCTTTAAGATTTTTGCATTTGTTATTGAACCATCTTTTGAACACTTGGCCCTTTGTATCCAAGATATAGGAGTTGTACGGCATTTTTTGCTGGGATACATTTGCCCATTTTTCGGCTGCCTGAAACTTCTCATATGTGTAACACAACCGTGCAAGCTGCTGAGCAAAGAAGGGATCTTCATTAAACCGTGTGTAGGCCGCGTTCAGGATCTCAAAGGCCTTTTCCAGGTTttccttcttcaaaatgtgttcAATGAGAGGAGAAAATGAAGTGTCAGATTTGTCTCCTTTACTGATCTTGTTGCGCCTCATGCAGAGATCACGCAGGAATCTGTGGTAATAATCTTTTCCAAAATTATTCTGAAAAAGCACATcttctttcagtagtttcatGGCTACGTCACTCTGCTGCTGGTCTTTGACCAAAAGTTGGCGAAGAACTTCTTCAGCAATCAAGGGATGAAGGATGCGTATGCTTTGAATATGAGTCTTCTCATCTCTCAGATGGATGAAGAGAACTTTGGCCTGCTCGTTTAATGATGATTCAAACAAGTGCCTTCGGAAtctctctgtgtgtttttgctctGTATTTGTCTGCATATTTGTCTGCATGGTTAGTAGTAGTAGAGCTTCACAGTGAGACTGAGAAAGATAGGAGTTTTGCACATAAGTATTGAGTAATGCCACATAATGAATGAGGCAAGTGACAACATCTGCATGGTTAATGTCATCAAGTAAATctttcacaaatttgatgatgtaTTGTTTGTTAAATTCCTCACTCATCAACACAAAGGTTATGATGTAATCGACTGAATAATGCTTTTCAACTTCAGTCTTTTTTCGTGCAAACTCTTTTTTCTCTTCTGCTGATAGTTTATGAGTCACGGAAAAATTCTGTGATGGCGACTCTTTGCACATTTTTTCTGGTTCACGTGATTGTCTGCAACttagtaaaataaaacacagtctCCCTTGTTTGATCTTCCGAGTTCTTATGGCCAATTCAAGCTCTCTCCTTAGATCTTCGAGGTATTCTGTGTCAAAATCTTCAACCAGCAAAAGAACGGGAAGACATTTCTGTGTGTCGACTTCCTCATACTCTCGCAGCCTCACAGCGTGCTCAGCCACTTTTGAAGCAGAGAATGAGTGTCTTGCCACTGCACATCTGAAGTTTTTCCTGTTATTCCACAGCACTTGCCGTGCAACAGTGCTTCCACCACTACCTGGTTGGTGGTATATTCTAAGATCATAAACAGCTGGTTGTTTCATATTCCACTTGGGAAGGTCACTGATACGTTTGGAAATTTCTTTATATGTATCTCTCTGAATGAATTCCCCAACATGTTTCTGCTCTGACAACCAAAAATTCATCCAACTCACTTTACCCCCGCGATAAAAATTCTCTTCAATGTCTTTGATTTCATCCTCAGAATCAGTTTTGGTATCATCACACTGGTCAATGCTCAGAATTTCTATAGAAGACATTCTTTCTTCTTCAACCTTTTCAAGTTGGCAAACACCTTTACTGAAGACAGAAAGGTGCTTGGCGACCCTTGTTCTGGAGGGTTGAAGCTGCTGAATTGTAGCATCGACATGGCTCATTTTCATCCCTGAAATACTCTTAGACTGCACAGTCTCAGCAGTGCAAGACGACTGAGCAAAACCTTCCCATTTGCTGTAATTTTCCTCAGACTCTGAAATGCAAATGATATCATCATGTccttgcatttcagcaaagaacTCATGGAAAGTGTGAACGATCGGTAGCTCCACTGGGGAGGTAAGAAAGAAAATCACAGAGAAAGTGCCATTTGGTAGGATTTGTTTACAGATCAGACACACTGCCTCCTTTAGAAATGACTTTCTAGTTTTAATCCATGTCATTTCATCACAGGGAGTCTCATTTCCACGGAAATCATTTCGTCCATTGCAAAAAATCCAGCTGACCTGTTCAAACAAACGCAATTCACCTTCAAAGTCTTTAATGCTCATTTGATCTGGCATTTTGTAGTTTTGTAAGAAATGTAAATTTGCTGCATGGTGCCCAAGGTATTTTTTGCATAATCCAGATGCTTTAGAGTTGGGGTCAAAGTCAAACACACATAAAATTTTCAGATCCAGTAAAAAGTCAATGCATTTCAAATGTTCTTCCTGAAATCTGTTTGTAACAACAATGTGCCACTTTTCCTTTTCGATTTTCCCTTTTCCATCAGTGATCAACATCGCCAGTTTTCTTCCAAGGTCAACACTCGCATCTGGAACAATGTGGTCCTTTTCAGCTTCTTTTCTAAGCTCATCTCGGTGTCTTAGACTAGAGTAAAACTCTTCCTGATTGCTGATTGGTTCTGTTTTGGAACCATTTCTACGGTACATCGTTTTCTTTTCATATTCCACCTTATTTGAATCCTCCCTGAAATTCGGCAGATGGACAGAAAACAGTTTGTTGCACACAATACTTATTTTTGGTACAATGTCAATTTCTACCACATAATATTTTTCTGTGCTGTCAATGTCTGAAACTTCAATAAACTCCGGTGGGCGAATACACTCTGCTGCGAGCTCACTGTCAGATTTAAAGCACTTATTCATGTAGTCTaatgcatcaacatacacatctTTGTCTTTAATAGGAATACCTATTATCTCACCATGAACATAACCAGAGTCGCTCACACTGTCCATCACACCGAAGTGTATTGTGCCATTTGTTCGCATGTTCATACATCCACAGGCGAATTTGAACGTTTCTTTGGCAAGTTTGGCTTGTAACCTCTGATTGTCCAAGTCAGCAGCAATTTCAAATGACTTGTATTCATGACAAGGAGAAATCATATCAACAACACCCGATTCAGGCTTTAACACGTTGTGCTTTGCATATGGGAAGTTAATCCCCTCTTTGCCAAAAGGCCGAGGTTTGCAGTCTCTTTTCGCAGACAACCCTCTCtgagaagcttttttttttttggtttttgacaTTACTTTGCTTCCATTCCCACTTACAACACACTGCTCTTGCTGGTTTGATTGATTTTCACTTTTCCCTGCAGTGGCGTCTTGAGGCTTAGCAGCTGGAGAAGAATTGGTGAGCTCATCTCTTTTGGTCATCAGAAGATGGATAGGTCCAGATTTCATTCCAATCTTGTTTTTCAGATATTTTTCAGTTGCTTGTAAGAGGACCACCCCATTGACTTCTTCCTCTTGGAATTTCTGAACATACTTCTCATCAATTTTTATGGACCTCAACCAGGTGCTCACATCGGATTCTGTCCAGCTTTCAATTGGTCGTTTTTCACTTTCCTCAGCTTtaccaagaaaaaaatatataaaacattatattatattatataattacaTCTCCATCGATCTTCCAAACCTATGTGTAGGTACAGGGTCAtggtatatacacatacatgtaATTTTGAGGGATCAAACCAATCATAGGTCATATTAAAATTcacacatttatattaaaatatcaaaatatgcatgaaatcatccatccatccattccctgaaaccgcttatcctattacATGAGATCAATACAAGCTATAATAAAAAGCAGtagaataaatataatatattaggAGGAAATTAGCTAATTCAACATGAATTTcaacatcatccatccatccatccattgtctatacCCGCCTGTCTCATGTAGGGTCaggggcctggagcctttcccacAAGCTATCAGCATaaggcaggaaataacccaggatggggcggcaACCCATTGCAGAATTTTAACACCAGAATTTTACAATTTAAAATTATGTTAAAAAAAGGCAACTCTCTCTACAAAACTAGGGAAACTTACCCATTATGGACTTTTTTTTGCCTGAAGACCAGGGACACGCAGACTGTCGCAGGGTAGAGTGAGAgatttccctgcaaaataagtaGAGATTAACATAATGTCAGTTAACATATTAGATTAAATTAGATTCAACATATCATAACATATCAGTATCGGCTTGATATATGTTaaagaaaaatctaaatatcGACATTGGTCCAATTTGTAAATATTGACcgatatttaaactttattaataTTCAAAGTAagcagcaccagagctaaagacataACTACTAAAATGATAGAGCTCATTGCATTGGATGATTAACCAATTTCTGCAGTGGAGAATGAATTATGTCTTATTCAGAACCAATGAAACCCAGTCAGCACTGAGTGCTCAGAGGCACGTCAACTGAAGTGGAAACCGCCGACAGGCAGACAATCTGAAAACCTCAGTCCGTGCAGGTCGAGGTGTACCATGTGATCAGTGTTTAATTTCCTTAGCTCTACATGACAACTGTTTTCATTTATCGTTTTCTTATTGACACATCTTTTATTTTACTGATGCACCTTATTCCAGTTTAATTTTGGGGTGTTTTTGGACAATATGGCATTTAGAGGGAAGTACAGGACCAGGTAACTATGCCAAGAACAGACATAGTTCCTCAGACTTTGTTGTTCAGTATAACAGGAACTTGGCCAATCACTGCTATCCACAAGAACCTGCTTTACCACAAGCTCCAGTAATCATCGTCACGTAATCCTACCCTGCCCTCATCTAAAATGACTGGTTCAAGCCAGTTCTGCTTGGTTCCTTTTAGTTTATACAAATCCTACAAAATGAGATCAGACGGAAATATTTGGGTGTTTTACATGATTTGCTGGTGATAGATCAGGTTTTGCATAGAATACTTGTAGCTTGGAATAGATTATACAAGCATTTTTAAATTTGTGTCAATTTGCCTCTGTTTGTATTAATGAACAATAATAAGGAAACCAAATAGCCGAAACAATCCATTTTATTGAtctgataaaataaaaatgtgaaaatgtgaAAAGTGAACCGTGGGGAACCGAACCCTCTTGACTCTTTCCACACATACAGTTACAGGAAAGCTACCCGCAAAGCAAACAAATGTGTAGCTTATCTTTGTACAGACTGCCGATAGGATGTAATTTGTCAAAGCAAATGATATCGGTGACACGTGCGAGTAAAAAGTACATGAACGTAAAATGAATGCGTGTAAGTATGAATGTGCATTCAATACCCTAGATAATGGATGTTAATGGAAACTTACAATAACAGTGTTGTTTATGCAGTTTTATATTGGACTGTCCGAGTCCTAAACTCCGTTCCTTACCATCTTGCTAATTTTAGTTCTTTTCAATTGCTCTGACACATCCTGCAATATTGAAAtcactttctcaaaactcttcacacAGTTGCCATAACATtggcttatgtgggctaaaccgTGAACCATTTTTCATCGTTTTCGTACAAAATGCATTCagtgactaaatgcttcaaaactcACGGATTTCTTTCTCACTCAAAATCCATCACCATCAAAACTTTATGTTTTTAGAGACGATTTTACACATGCTTACATACTGTTAATCACATGCTAAAAACTGTTAATCACACATTCAAAACTGTATGGCTACTATTTGCTACTGTACTATATATTGTAAAACTGACatgatataaaataaataaaatgaaaatgagacCAAACACAGCTGGCATCCATCCCAGGTGATTCCCTAACCAAGTGTATTACTAAGAGGTGCTACCCCAGAAGAGGACATACCCTCACTAGAGAGGACAACAGATGTGATGTAGATGAGAAGTTGTGGCCAGATCCAGAGGAGTGGATGGATTAGCAGTACTGCTACTATAGTTGTGGATCAACTGCAagcatgtgtttatgtgtgtctgtgtgcgtggattaagtttatattacatttttcaggtccccacaaagacctgttaatgcaatcaaaaaacaaaaaatgccaaacgtctcatattctgtttggttacttatagctAAAGTTtgggctggataggggttaaggtcattttAATTTTGTCTGGGTAATGCTGCTTGcggtttcatttaaaaataatcagacaAGTGCCCTTGTTCGACGCTTCCCCTTTCTCCTGAAGATGAGACGACCATCCCACACACAAATGAATGGTGTACAAAACATATTGGACCACCTTTTCTCTCAGGAAAACCCCTCAGAAAAACAAAGTAAGCGTCCTTGAACAGAATAAGTATCAGAGGACAAGAATTTTTAGGACAAGATAAGCATCTTGGCTCCTTTCATGAGAAACAAGTTATTAGTGagaaacaagttatataagtgatcagTGGAAAACACGTTTGTGCAGTTCAACCTTGGCACCACAATATTATGGGTGAATCACGGACGATGTGTTTTAATCTCAGGATGATTAATCCATACACGGTCAGAATCAATCCACATCTCAATCACCTCATACGTATGTCTGCTATAGCAGGTGGAGCTGGAGATACTCCGCCGAACCGTGAGTAGTGGAGCCGATCAGTTACAACTTACCAAATCATTACAGTAACAGGAAGCCAATGGTTAATTTCATGTTACGTAGGCGACGTACTCGTCCGCAATTTCGTCCTAATATAACGTGTTACTCTTGCATGTGTGGGGCAACTGAATGCACAAATGAGGGCATAAATCTGCATACCTATGCAAAATCAAAGGTTGTCTTCCAACCCTGACAGCGTTCAGTTCCAGTATGCAAAATATATGGGTGAAATGTATAAGTAAACATACTTTAACTTTTTACTGAAGGGTTCTACCTTCTGTTACCAACACGCAGTACCGATTACACCATGGGATACGAATTATTCCACTGGCAGTACTGTTTTTCGCTTTTATAAACTTATAAAATCTTTCTATTTTAGTAGAACAACCGATCCTTTGTCCCGCATGATGCAGTGAAACGCTACGACGTGTAAACAGCATTAAATCAATTTACTGTTTTTCACCGTTTTTGCCATTATCATCAAAAGGCACTgcagtatctatctatctatctatctatctatagtcTTGACGTATAGAATGTTACAGTGTATTAAACaggtcatttttattattagctTACTAATCTCCACTTTTCCACATAATATTGCTCATTATGTTCCCTAATTGTAACTTTATGTTAGTAAAGCACAAAGTTTTACATAGCTTTTACGTAGTCTAATAGTCTGTGTTATTTTACTTCTCAGAACCAATTAATGTTGAAACGGAAAATGTCGAATTGTGTGCGCCACATGGCAAAACATTTCTTATAtagttacaaataaataaataaaaatacgaGGAATCTCTGCGGTTTTCATAGTGCACTTACCGTCACATCGAAAGTTTGCAttcgttttctttttttctctcgTTTCTTCGTACCAGAATCTCCATAGTACCTTAAGAAAACAAATGGTATGTGAAGTCGGTAAGATATTTAGGATTAAGCATTTCCTTCAAAAACATCATTGCCTAGAAACGCATCCATTAGATGTGAATGCCGCAGCGGATGAACTCAAAGCCGTGTCGGATTACCACACCCCTTAGCTCGGCGGAAACGCTCTTTTAGTTTCGATTCCTGCTCAGTACATTATCATTACAATGCAGAACGTAATGATCAATAAGTCATGCGAATAAGTATCATTTTTTGCAAAGCAAACCCTGTAAGATTTGTCAGCATATTAATGTAAAATCCTACAGTACAATACCACATCACAATAAAGTACGTTAGTTTTCACTGCCTTCTGAGTAATTTTGGTTGAGCGGGAATTTTCCGCGTTCCATTTTAACTCGTAACTCGGAGTTTCTATTCGGAAACTCAAAAGGCAGAGGAATCTACACAACCCCCGCCTCAGAACTCAAGATGACTGCGCCCTTTATTAATATATGTTAAATATATAGTTTTATACCGTTTATTAGCAGTTACGTATTATTTGTGGCTCATTGAATAGGTGGTAAACCCAGTGCTGTACAGCAGAGttgccagctttggtcagctggctggcgtgagattttcaattccagacaagtctgcacacgcatttatatgaatgtaagagttttattaggCTACctggtaaatagtctgtagggtttgtgaACTATGTCAACACCTTTGATATAGCAAATTTTAGGTGTATAATGGAATAGCATAGGTTTACTGTAAGATTGTACGCATATGATCCAGTCTGTTGTCAGCagaaagtccaaaagccagtgtCTGTCACGGTCGGGGTTTTTTTCTGTTGGACTACTGTAGGCTCTACGCGATCACCAAGTTTAACCCCTGTCCCCTGCCACATATTGAAGAAATCTTCGACACCGTAGACAGCTAGAGGGGGTTCAGATTGCTGGACCTCTGTAGCAGCTGCTTGCAGGTGGAACTGACTCCCAAGGCCTGGGAGAAGATGGGCTTCACCCTGGGGTGTGGCCTGTAGCAGTTCTGGGTTGTCCACTTTGGTCTCTGCTATGCCCGCCTGACCTTCGAGAAGTCGATGCAGCAGGTTCTCGAGGGCATCCCGGAAAGCTGCTGCGTGTACTTAGGCGATCTACTGGTCCACGCCCACACCTTCGAAGATACAGCAGCCAACCTGCGCCTGTTGTTCAGGCCCATCCAGTGGGTGAATCTCTAGCTGAACCTGGTGAAGTGCAGCGTCCTGCAAAGGGCGGTCAAGTTCCTGGGTCATGTGGTCAGTCAGAAAAGCACTGAGACAGACCCAGAGAAgatgaatttattattattataattgtatatttacaatttttgtattttttcccaGTTTCGCCTCTGCCATGGTGAGAATTTGCACACAATTTTTTCCACATACCTGATGTCTATGAAGTGTCGAGTGATATGATGTGACGGTATTAttggaagtaaaaaaaaaactttactaaGCAGTAGTGATGTTTAAAGGTGCCAACAAAGGGGGGCATTTGCAAGGGGCACATGGAGAAATTTGGCTAATTTCCTGTCCACTAGTTGCGGTACGGAAAAGCTTGACAGGTTCAGGCCACATACTGTCTTTCAGGTCAATATAGCACTTTGGGACAGCGCCAGTCCCCTCCCCCAACTCCCCCTCCATCTCAGCTTTCATTTAATAACATGAGGAAGGATAAGTATAATGCACCTTTGTTCCATGTAATGAAATGTAGGCTGTTGGACTGGACTGACATGCAAATAATCAGGCTTTGATACATGAGAGATTGTTTGCACAGACCACTTATTGGACAGCTTCATAGTCTGTAAAAACCTCTAAGTTACCCAAAACAATTAAGTCACCTCTAAAGCAAACAATTCCAGCA
The sequence above is a segment of the Brienomyrus brachyistius isolate T26 chromosome 5, BBRACH_0.4, whole genome shotgun sequence genome. Coding sequences within it:
- the LOC125742702 gene encoding sterile alpha motif domain-containing protein 9-like codes for the protein MAEESEKRPIESWTESDVSTWLRSIKIDEKYVQKFQEEEVNGVVLLQATEKYLKNKIGMKSGPIHLLMTKRDELTNSSPAAKPQDATAGKSENQSNQQEQCVVSGNGSKVMSKTKKKKASQRGLSAKRDCKPRPFGKEGINFPYAKHNVLKPESGVVDMISPCHEYKSFEIAADLDNQRLQAKLAKETFKFACGCMNMRTNGTIHFGVMDSVSDSGYVHGEIIGIPIKDKDVYVDALDYMNKCFKSDSELAAECIRPPEFIEVSDIDSTEKYYVVEIDIVPKISIVCNKLFSVHLPNFREDSNKVEYEKKTMYRRNGSKTEPISNQEEFYSSLRHRDELRKEAEKDHIVPDASVDLGRKLAMLITDGKGKIEKEKWHIVVTNRFQEEHLKCIDFLLDLKILCVFDFDPNSKASGLCKKYLGHHAANLHFLQNYKMPDQMSIKDFEGELRLFEQVSWIFCNGRNDFRGNETPCDEMTWIKTRKSFLKEAVCLICKQILPNGTFSVIFFLTSPVELPIVHTFHEFFAEMQGHDDIICISESEENYSKWEGFAQSSCTAETVQSKSISGMKMSHVDATIQQLQPSRTRVAKHLSVFSKGVCQLEKVEEERMSSIEILSIDQCDDTKTDSEDEIKDIEENFYRGGKVSWMNFWLSEQKHVGEFIQRDTYKEISKRISDLPKWNMKQPAVYDLRIYHQPGSGGSTVARQVLWNNRKNFRCAVARHSFSASKVAEHAVRLREYEEVDTQKCLPVLLLVEDFDTEYLEDLRRELELAIRTRKIKQGRLCFILLSCRQSREPEKMCKESPSQNFSVTHKLSAEEKKEFARKKTEVEKHYSVDYIITFVLMSEEFNKQYIIKFVKDLLDDINHADVVTCLIHYVALLNTYVQNSYLSQSHCEALLLLTMQTNMQTNTEQKHTERFRRHLFESSLNEQAKVLFIHLRDEKTHIQSIRILHPLIAEEVLRQLLVKDQQQSDVAMKLLKEDVLFQNNFGKDYYHRFLRDLCMRRNKISKGDKSDTSFSPLIEHILKKENLEKAFEILNAAYTRFNEDPFFAQQLARLCYTYEKFQAAEKWANVSQQKMPYNSYILDTKGQVFKRWFNNKCKNLKGDLSPESTADAIATALKAIECFKFCEEAANLEQDSLNDSGYFSEIEVECDLLNLILKVFPYGEKGHYECMQYLVSDHIPEGVKEPWNCFHSKLKFIHKDMHDALTRISEDLSYFQTDSSSDGDEKYNSDLRIKNPIKWLATKTTWYGKFFRDVELPTKDKNQLSTRMKICSLGGDNITSIFSLLSEKKHAQLESIITVYGGLKKLEQMELANYIASQIALGCVSSASTSSKLKELQACSHQFPQDRARCHPNALFLLTLLFWPEDDDTNQERDNKYEILMSAVDVLKRSFKIKQKNVPHKELRVFTHFYLGKGSGLSKIVHKSMIQALKTFTASQKRIKWFDGFIWKTPEIVHMLKRVQGWTEHGNVYIKGCKGKEIKMLALNSDSVPDGNENVEFYVGFTFQGPVACGITVCDDKEK